From a region of the Ovis aries strain OAR_USU_Benz2616 breed Rambouillet chromosome 10, ARS-UI_Ramb_v3.0, whole genome shotgun sequence genome:
- the LOC105610339 gene encoding LOW QUALITY PROTEIN: protocadherin-8-like (The sequence of the model RefSeq protein was modified relative to this genomic sequence to represent the inferred CDS: deleted 1 base in 1 codon), with the protein MIIRDAGLDRERLRSQAPQCVLAFHVVSFFQEQFRLVHVEVSVRDINDHAPRSPRAQIPVEVSEGAAVGMRTPLEVPVDWDVDANGLQTVCLAEPHSPFRVELQTRADCAQCADLVLLQELDRESQATYSLGLVAQDGGQLPRSATAALSVRVLDANDHSPAFPQGAVAEVELAEDAPVGSLLLDLDAADPDEGPNGDVVFAFGARTLPEARRLFRLDPRSGRLTLAGPVDYERQDTYELDVRAQDRGPGPRAATCKVIVRLRDVNDNAPDISITPLAAPGAPAASPFPAAAAALGGAEATSSTGPGTPEAGAVSLVPEGAARESLVALVSTSDRDSGANGQVRCALYGHEHFRLQPAYAGSYLVVTAASLDRERISEYNLTLVAEDRGAPPLRTVRPYTVRVGDENDNAPLFTRPVYEVSVRENNPPGAYLATVAARDPDLGRNGQVTYRLLEAEVGRAGGAVATYVSGDPVTGRLHAQRSFNLEELARLQLGLEALDGGSPPLRGRATAGLQVQGQDERAPRLVTPRLVDASALLPLPWGASLGSLATRQQARDADKGLDAQLTHLRLRGDGSPGGAIAAASAVPAARRPADGGRRGAGRRPAGPATLRRGAPGTRASCTIWRTNGAGATAGAAAEPGRGAQSGSLNSPRP; encoded by the exons ATGATCATCAGGGACGCGGGCCTGGACCGAGAGAGGCTGCGCAGCCAGGCCCCTCAGTGCGTGCTGGCCTTCCATGTGGTCAGCTTCTTCCAGGAGCAGTTCCGGCTGGTGCACGTGGAGGTGTCGGTGAGGGACATCAACGACCATGCGCCGCGCTCCCCCCGGGCCCAGATTCCCGTGGAGGTGTCCGAGGGCGCGGCGGTGGGCATGCGCACCCCCCTGGAGGTGCCCGTGGACTGGGACGTGGACGCCAACGGGCTGCAAACCGTGTGCCTGGCCGAGCCCCACAGCCCCTTCCGCGTGGAGCTGCAGACGCGCGCGGACTGTGCCCAA TGCGCCGACTTGGTGCTGCTGCAGGAGCTGGACCGCGAGAGCCAGGCCACCTACAGCCTGGGGCTGGTGGCCCAGGACGGCGGCCAACTGCCGCGCTCCGCCACGGCCGCCCTCAGCGTGCGAGTGCTGGACGCCAACGACCACAGCCCGGCCTTCCCGCAGGGCGCCGTGGCCGAGGTGGAGCTGGCTGAGGACGCGCCAGTGGGCTCGCTCCTGCTAGACCTGGACGCGGCGGACCCCGACGAGGGCCCCAACGGCGACGTGGTGTTCGCCTTCGGGGCCCGCACCCTGCCCGAGGCGCGCCGCCTCTTCCGCCTGGACCCGCGCTCCGGCCGCCTCACCCTGGCGGGGCCCGTGGACTACGAGCGCCAGGACACTTACGAACTGGACGTGCGGGCGCAGGACCGCGGCCCCGGGCCCCGCGCCGCCACCTGCAAGGTCATCGTGCGGCTCCGCGACGTCAATGACAACGCTCCGGACATCTCCATCACCCCACTGGCCGCCCCGGGCGCGCCTGCTGCCTCGCCcttccccgccgccgccgccgctcttGGTGGGGCGGAGGCCACCTCGTCGACCGGGCCTGGGACGCCAGAGGCGGGCGCCGTCTCGCTGGTGCCGGAGGGGGCGGCGCGCGAGAGCCTGGTGGCGCTGGTCAGCACCTCGGACAGGGACTCGGGCGCCAACGGGCAGGTGCGCTGCGCCCTCTACGGGCACGAGCACTTCCGGCTGCAGCCGGCCTACGCGGGCAGCTACCTGGTGGTGACCGCCGCGTCCCTGGACCGCGAGCGCATCTCCGAGTACAACCTGACGCTGGTGGCCGAGGACCGCGGCGCGCCCCCGCTGCGCACAGTGCGGCCCTACACGGTGCGCGTGGGCGACGAGAACGACAACGCGCCGCTCTTCACGCGGCCGGTCTACGAGGTGTCAGTGCGCGAGAACAACCCGCCCGGGGCCTACTTGGCCACGGTGGCCGCCAGGGACCCGGACCTGGGCCGCAACGGCCAGGTCACCTACCGGCTGCTGGAGGCCGAGGTGGGCCGGGCTGGGGGCGCCGTGGCCACCTACGTCTCGGGGGACCCTGTCACGGGGCGGCTGCATGCACAGCGGAGTTTTAACCTCGAGGAACTGGCCAGGCTGCAGCTAGGGCTGGAGGCGTTGGACGGCGGCTCGCCTCCACTGCGAGGCCGGGCCACGGCGGGGCTGCAGGTGCAGGGCCAGGACGAGCGCGCGCCCCGGCTGGTGACCCCGCGGCTCGTCGATGCCTCAGCcctgctgcctctgccctggggcgCGTCCCTGGGCTCCCTGGCGACCCGACAGCAGGCCAGGGACGCGGACAAAGGCCTTGACGCGCAGCTGACTCACCTCCGGCTCCGCGGCGACGGCAGCCCCGGGGGAGCTATCGCTGCAGCGTCGGCGGTCCCCGCAGCCCGCCGGCCCGCTGACGGCGGTCGTCGCGGCGCTGGACGAAGGCCGGCTGGCCCTGCGACGCTCAGGCGCGGTGCTCCCGGCACCCGCGCTTCCTGCACCATCTGGCGGACAAATGGTGCTGGTGCCACTGCCGGCGCCGCCGCCGAACCGGGAAGGGGCGCGCAGAGCGGCTCCTTGAACTCTCCGCGGCCGTAG